A region of Epinephelus moara isolate mb chromosome 15, YSFRI_EMoa_1.0, whole genome shotgun sequence DNA encodes the following proteins:
- the spry2 gene encoding protein sprouty homolog 2 — MDSTSQNDSDGGGGRRGWSPSPTGSPGTRHDEGRPQPRPPQTQDGPPDPGLTVGQPPHTLAVLSLDQIQISGSSNEYTDGPTVAQRSPASQQKSDLVTSPGLRTSGQQETREEGPNNLRNLHSLTQYGNTNTSITSREGVLRSSSAEDSQSSIRTSVGSTSSGQRLLSSPAGSNQIIRTQPKRAELNSEELKPLNNEPRAVLAVPGSGTYKKNGIHTSECEDCGRCSCPECSRPRVLPSCWMCGRRCVCSAQSAVEYGTCVCCVKGLFYHCSSDDEDTCADKPFSCSQSHCCVRWTTVSLLSLLFPCLLCYLPAKGCVAVCQSCYDRVKRPGCRCKNTNPIHCEDVGKPT, encoded by the coding sequence ATGGATTCCACAAGTCAGAACGACAGCGATGGGGGAGGAGGACGCCGCGGGTGGTCGCCGTCACCGACCGGCTCGCCGGGCACGCGGCATGACGAAGGGAGACCGCAACCAAGGCCTCCGCAAACCCAGGACGGTCCGCCAGATCCTGGGTTGACCGTCGGGCAGCCGCCCCACACTCTGGCAGTGCTATCTCTGGATCAGATCCAGATAAGTGGGAGTAGTAATGAGTACACAGACGGGCCCACAGTCGCCCAAAGGTCTCCAGCCTCTCAGCAGAAGAGTGACTTGGTTACATCACCAGGTTTAAGGACCAGTGGGCAGCAGGAGACTCGGGAAGAGGGGCCTAATAATCTCCGTAACCTGCATTCATTGACTCAGTATGGAAACACAAATACTTCCATCACCTCCAGGGAGGGCGTGCTGCGGTCCTCCAGTGCGGAGGACTCCCAGAGTAGCATCAGGACCAGCGTGGGGAGCACCTCCTCAGGCCAGAGACTCCTCAGCAGCCCAGCAGGCAGCAACCAGATAATCAGAACCCAGCCCAAACGTGCAGAGCTAAACTCAGAGGAGCTGAAACCCCTGAACAATGAGCCCAGGGCTGTGTTGGCTGTGCCGGGCAGCGGAACATATAAAAAGAATGGTATACACACCAGCGAGTGTGAGGACTGTGGTCGTTGCAGTTGCCCAGAGTGCAGTCGCCCACGGGTGCTTCCTTCCTGCTGGATGTGTGGGCGTCGCTGCGTGTGCTCGGCGCAGAGCGCGGTGGAGTACGGCACCTGCGTCTGCTGCGTCAAGGGGCTTTTCTACCACTGCTCCAGCGACGACGAGGACACATGTGCAGACAAGCCCTTCTCATGCTCACAGTCGCACTGCTGCGTCCGCTGGACCACCGTGTCGCTCCTCTCCCTGCTCTTCCCCTGCCTCCTGTGCTACCTCCCGGCTAAAGGATGTGTCGCTGTGTGCCAGAGCTGCTATGACCGAGTCAAACGACCCGGCTGTCGGTGCAAGAACACAAACCCAATCCACTGTGAGGATGTTGGCAAGCCAACGTAG